In Cellulomonas sp. Y8, the genomic stretch GGGGAAGACACCGCCTCATCATCCCATCGGCCCCCGCACCCGCCCGCCGGGAGGCCGACCACTCAGGCGTGATCTTGATACGACGGGGCGTCAGATCGCGGGGCTGCGCGGGCGGCGCGCACCGGCGGCGGGCGCGGGCGTCACCCCTTGACCGCCCCACCCAGCCCCGCGCCCCGCAGGAACAGCCGCTGGAACACCAGGAACAGCAGCACCGGGATCAGCGTCGAGATCGCCAGCGCCGCCATCAGCACCCCGAGGTCGGTGGTGGCCTGGAGCGACGGCAGCCGCACGGACAGCGGCTGGATGTCCGGGTCCCGCAGCACCAGCAGCGGCCACAGGAAGTCCTTCCACGACGCGATGATCGCGAACACCGACACCACGCCGAGGACCGGCCGGCTCATCGGCAGCACGATCGACCAGAACAGCCGGAACGGCCCGGCCCCGTCGACCCGCGCGGCCTCGAACACCTCCCGGGGCAGGCTGTCGAAGAACCGCTGCATCAGCAGCACGTTGAACGCGCTCGCCCCGGCCGGCAGCCAGACCGCCCAGTACGAGTTCATCAGCGACCGGCCGAGCAGGGGCGGGTCGAGGATCACCAGGTACAGCGGCACCAGCAGCACGACGGCCGGCACGAACAACGTCGCCAGCACCGCCGCCTGCACGACCTTCGCGTACCGCGGCCGGAGCACCGACAGCAGGTAGCCGCCGGTCGTCGCGACCAGGACCTGGCTGGCCCACGCCCCCGCGGCGAGCACCACCGTGTTGAGGAAGTACCGGCTCACCTGCACGTCGTTCCACGCGGCCGACAGGTTGTCCCAGGCGACGCCGTTCGGGAACACGGCCAGCGGGGTGCGCAGGATGTCCTGCGTCGGGGTGACCGCGAACTTCGCGAGCAGCACCAGCGGGCCCAGGCCGCACAGGACCAGCAGCGCGAGCAGCACGCCGTGGGACAGCCGCATCGACCGGCGGACCAGCGGGCGGCGCCAGTCGGCGGGCGACAGGGCGCCGCGGTCGGCCTCGTCGGGGCGTGGCCCGGAGCGGCGGCCGAGGCGCGGTCCGCGGCGGGGCTTGCCCGGGACCGCCGGGGCGGCGGCCGCCCCGGCGGCGACCTCCGCCGCGGCCACCTCGGCCGTCGTCGCGGGACCGGCGGGACTCGTCGACGTCGTCATGTCTGGCTCCAGGACCGGGTGAGGCGGAAGTACACGACGGACAGCACGGCCAGCACCGCGGCGAGCATGAGGCTCAGCGCGGTCGCCGCCCCGTAGTCGCCGCCGAGGCTCTGCCCGAACGCGTACCGGTAGACGAGCAGCAGCACCGTGATCGTCGCGTTCGCCGGCCCGCCGTCGGTGAACAGGTACGGCTCCAGGAAGACCTGCGCGGTCCCGATGATCTGCAGGATGAACGTGATGAGCAGGACGCCGCGCAGCTGCGGCATCGTCACGTGCCAGATCTTGCGCCACACCGACGCCCCGTCGACCTCGGCGGCGTCGTACAGCTCCCCCGGCACCGACGTGAGCGCGGCCAGGTAGATGATGATCGTCCCGCCGGCCGCGGCCCAGGTCGCCTCCAGCACCAGCGACGGCATCGCCCAGTCCGCGTCCTGCAGCCAGGGCACCGGCCCGGCCCCGACCCAGCCGAGCATGGTGTTGAACACGCCCTCGGGCCGCGCGTCGAAGAAGAACTTCCACAGCAGCACGGCGACGACCGGCGGCACCACCACGGGCAGGTACGCCAGCGCGCTGTACAGGCCCTTGGCCCGCCGCACCTCGCTCATCAGCACCGCGGCCAGCAGCGGCACGGGGTAGCCGAAGAGCAGGGCCAGCGCCGCGAACCACAGCGTGTTGCCGACCGCAGTGGCCAGCAGCGGGTCGGCGAGCACCGTCCTGAAGTTGTCCAGGCCGACCCAGGTGGTCGTGACCAGGTTGGTCTCCTGGAGGCTCATCACCACGGCCCTGCCGACCGGCAGCCAGGAGAACAGCCCGAACACCACCAGCAGCGGCAGCGCGAAGACGAGCGTGCTCAGCCCGCCGCGGCGGACCCAGGTGAGGGGGGTCCGCCGCGGCGAGGTGGCACGGGCCTCGTGGGTCAGGGCCACGTCAGCCCGCGTTCTTGTCGAGGATCGCCTGCACGTCCGCGTCCGCCTGCTCCAGCAGCGCGTCGATGTCGGCGCCCTCGTCGGTCAGCACCGCCTGGACCACCGTGTCCAGCGCGCCGTACAGCTCCTGCGTCGAGCCCGCCGGCTCGAGGACCAGGGGCTGGTCGAAGATGACGTCGGTGAACCCCGTCATCTGGTCGAGCGGCACGTTCACCAGGTCGGCGATCCAGGTCTGCGACTCGTCGTACTGCTCCTGGCTGAAGATCGGCAGCACCGGGGTGCCGACCGGCTGGTCCGAGGCCACGAGCGTCTCGGCGTCCTTCACCGCGGCGTCCTGATCGGTGAGCTTGCGCAGGTAGTAGAAGTCGATCCACTTCACGGCGGCCTCCTTCTGCGCCTCGGAGGCCGAGGTGCTGACCGCGGCGAGCGTCCCGCCGCCGAGCACGCCCGCGTCGTCGCCCTCGAGCGGCACGGCGGTCAGGCCGTAGTCGTCGGGGTTGATCGCGTTGGTCTGCACCAGCGAGGTGTAGACGTCGGAGCCCGACGTGTACATGCCGACCTGGCCCGCCGCGAACGCCTGGTTGATCGACGACCAGTCCAGCAGGAAGTTCGCGCCCATGGAGTTGTCCTCCCAGCGCAGGTCGTGCAGGTACTCCAGGGCCTCCTTCGTGCCGTCGTTGTCGAGCGTCGCGGTGTAGGTGCCGTCGTCGTTCGTCTCCTGGACCCGGCCGCCGCGGGCGTAGGTGGCGACGGTGAGCTGCCAGCCGCCCGTGTTGTTCTGCGTCATCGTGGCGTAGCCCGCCTGGCCGGTGGCGTCGGCGATCGCCTTGGCGTCCGCGCGCACCTCGTCCCAGGTGGTCGGCGGGTCGTCGGGGTCGAGGCCGGCCTGCTCGAACAGCGCCCGGTTGTAGTGCAGCCCGATGCCGTAGACCGACTTGGCCGGGATCGCGTACACCTTGCCGTCCGCGCCGGTGCCGGCCTCCAGGACGTTCGGGTTGAAGTCGTCGGCGTAGGGCAGCGCCTGGACCTGCGCGTCGATGTCGGCGAGCTGGCCGTTCTCGATCAGGGTCTTGCCGTCCGTGAACGGGATCTCGAACACGTCGGGCAGCGTGCCGCCGGCGAGCTGGGCGGCGAACGTCGTCGCCTTCCACTCGTACTCCTCGGGCTGCACGTCGATGTCCGGGTTCGCCTCCTCGAACTGGGCGACCTGCTCGTCGAAGGCGTCGAACGCCTCCTGCTCCGAGCCGGGCAGCAGGGACACGACCCGCAGGACGGTCTTGCCGCCCGACGTGCCGTCGCCCTCGCCGGCGTCGTCGGAGCCGCTGCTGCACGCGGCGAGCAGGGTGAAGGACAGCGCGCCGGTCAGGGCGAGCGCCGTCGTGCGTGAGGACCTCATCGTCACTCCTCGGGTCGGGTGGTGCGGTGGGTGGGTTCGGTGGTCAGGCGGCGCGGAGCCAGGCCGCGGTGTCGGGGTCGAGCGCGGTGCCGTCGGTGGGGCCGCTGGCCAGCAGCACGCCGCGGTGCGACGGCAGCGGGACCGGGCCGGCGGACAGGTTGACGACGCAGAGCACGTCGCCGCGGGCGAACGCGAGCACGCCGGGTCCGGCGTCGAGCCAGCGCAGCTCGCCGTCGCCGAGGCCGGGCTCCGCGCGACGCAGGGCGAGCGCGGCGCGGTACAGCTGGAGCATCGAGCCGGGGTCGGCCTCCTGGGCCGCGACGGTCCGGTCGGCCCAGCCGGCGGGCTGCGGGAGCCACGGGCCGGCGGTCGCCCCGTCGAGCCCTCCGGCCGAGAAGCCGTACGGCGGCCGGTCCCCCGACCACGGCAGCGGCACCCGGCAGCCGTCCCGCCCGGGGTCCACCCCGCCGGACCGCTCGTGCATCGGGTCCTGCACCGCCTCGGGCGGCAGGTCCTCCACCTCGGGCAGCCCGAGCTCGTCGCCCTGGTAGAGGTACAGCGACCCCGGCAGCGCGGCGGTGAGCAGCGCGGCCGCCCGGGCCCGGCGGGTGCCCAGGTCCAGGTCGGTCGGGGTGCCGGCGCGCTTCGCGGCGAAGGAGAACGACGAGTCCCCGCGGCCGTACCGCGTCACCGGGCGGGTCACGTCGTGGTTCGACAGCACCCAGGTGGCCGGGGCGCCGACGTCGCGGTGCGCGGCCAGCGTGCGGTCGACCGACGCCCGGAGCGCGGCCGCGTCCCAGGGCTGGGCCATGACGTCGAAGTTGAACGCGGTGTGCATCTCGTCGGGGCGCAGGTAGGCCGCGAACCGCTCGGCGTCGTCCAGCCAGACCTCCCCCACCAGCACCCGGGTGCCCGGGTAGGAGTCGGCGACCTTGCGCCAGGCGCGGTAGACGTCGTGCAGCTCGTCGCGGTCGAGGTGCGGGTGCCCGCCGGGGCGCGTCGCCGTGCCGGGGGCCGGGAGCTCCGGCAGCGCCGGGTCCTTGACCAGCAGCGCGGCCGAGTCGATCCGGATGCCCGCGACGCCCCGGTCGAACCAGAACCGCAGCACGTCCTCGTGCTCGGCCCACACGTCCGGGTGCGTCCAGTTCAGGTCGGGCTGCTGCGCGGTGAACAGGTGCAGGTACCACTCCCCCGGCGTCCCGTCGGGGTTCGTCGTGCGGGTCCAGGTCTCGCCGCCGAAGCTCGACTCCCAGTGCGTCGGGATGCCCGCGCCGTCGGGGCCGGTGCCCGGGTGGAACCAGAACCGCTCGCGCTCCGGGGAGCCCGGGCCCGCGGCGAGCGCGGCGCGGAACCACGGGTGCTGGTCCGAGACGTGGTTCGGGACGACGTCGACGATCGTCCGGATGCCGAGCGCCAGGGCCTCGGCGATCAGCACCTCCGCCTCGGCGAGGGTGCCGAACGCCGGGTCGATCGCGCGGTAGTCGGCGACGTCGTAGCCGCCGTCGGCCATCGGCGACGCGTACCAGGGCGTGAACCACAGCGCGTCGACGCCGAGGTCCCGCAGGTACAGCAGCCGGCTGCGGACACCCGCGAGGTCGCCGGTGCCGTCGCCGTCGCCGTCCGCGAACGAGCGGACGTAGACCTCGTAGATCACGGCGTCCCGCCACCAGGTGGGGTCGTCGCTCGGGGGATGCACCACGGCGTGCCTCTGCTCTCGGCCGGTCCGCGGTCGTCGGTGACCGCGTAGCAGGGACACTAAATCCGGCGACGGCTTCTGCGCAAGAAGTCGACAGTTAAGTTATGGAAACGCGACACACGGGGGGGCGAGGGCGGGCACACGCCGCGTGCGGGGGCACGGGGCGCCGGGGCTCGGGCACGAGGGCAGGGGCCGAGCG encodes the following:
- a CDS encoding carbohydrate ABC transporter permease, with the translated sequence MALTHEARATSPRRTPLTWVRRGGLSTLVFALPLLVVFGLFSWLPVGRAVVMSLQETNLVTTTWVGLDNFRTVLADPLLATAVGNTLWFAALALLFGYPVPLLAAVLMSEVRRAKGLYSALAYLPVVVPPVVAVLLWKFFFDARPEGVFNTMLGWVGAGPVPWLQDADWAMPSLVLEATWAAAGGTIIIYLAALTSVPGELYDAAEVDGASVWRKIWHVTMPQLRGVLLITFILQIIGTAQVFLEPYLFTDGGPANATITVLLLVYRYAFGQSLGGDYGAATALSLMLAAVLAVLSVVYFRLTRSWSQT
- a CDS encoding ABC transporter substrate-binding protein: MRSSRTTALALTGALSFTLLAACSSGSDDAGEGDGTSGGKTVLRVVSLLPGSEQEAFDAFDEQVAQFEEANPDIDVQPEEYEWKATTFAAQLAGGTLPDVFEIPFTDGKTLIENGQLADIDAQVQALPYADDFNPNVLEAGTGADGKVYAIPAKSVYGIGLHYNRALFEQAGLDPDDPPTTWDEVRADAKAIADATGQAGYATMTQNNTGGWQLTVATYARGGRVQETNDDGTYTATLDNDGTKEALEYLHDLRWEDNSMGANFLLDWSSINQAFAAGQVGMYTSGSDVYTSLVQTNAINPDDYGLTAVPLEGDDAGVLGGGTLAAVSTSASEAQKEAAVKWIDFYYLRKLTDQDAAVKDAETLVASDQPVGTPVLPIFSQEQYDESQTWIADLVNVPLDQMTGFTDVIFDQPLVLEPAGSTQELYGALDTVVQAVLTDEGADIDALLEQADADVQAILDKNAG
- a CDS encoding glycoside hydrolase family 13 protein; this translates as MVHPPSDDPTWWRDAVIYEVYVRSFADGDGDGTGDLAGVRSRLLYLRDLGVDALWFTPWYASPMADGGYDVADYRAIDPAFGTLAEAEVLIAEALALGIRTIVDVVPNHVSDQHPWFRAALAAGPGSPERERFWFHPGTGPDGAGIPTHWESSFGGETWTRTTNPDGTPGEWYLHLFTAQQPDLNWTHPDVWAEHEDVLRFWFDRGVAGIRIDSAALLVKDPALPELPAPGTATRPGGHPHLDRDELHDVYRAWRKVADSYPGTRVLVGEVWLDDAERFAAYLRPDEMHTAFNFDVMAQPWDAAALRASVDRTLAAHRDVGAPATWVLSNHDVTRPVTRYGRGDSSFSFAAKRAGTPTDLDLGTRRARAAALLTAALPGSLYLYQGDELGLPEVEDLPPEAVQDPMHERSGGVDPGRDGCRVPLPWSGDRPPYGFSAGGLDGATAGPWLPQPAGWADRTVAAQEADPGSMLQLYRAALALRRAEPGLGDGELRWLDAGPGVLAFARGDVLCVVNLSAGPVPLPSHRGVLLASGPTDGTALDPDTAAWLRAA
- a CDS encoding carbohydrate ABC transporter permease, translating into MTTSTSPAGPATTAEVAAAEVAAGAAAAPAVPGKPRRGPRLGRRSGPRPDEADRGALSPADWRRPLVRRSMRLSHGVLLALLVLCGLGPLVLLAKFAVTPTQDILRTPLAVFPNGVAWDNLSAAWNDVQVSRYFLNTVVLAAGAWASQVLVATTGGYLLSVLRPRYAKVVQAAVLATLFVPAVVLLVPLYLVILDPPLLGRSLMNSYWAVWLPAGASAFNVLLMQRFFDSLPREVFEAARVDGAGPFRLFWSIVLPMSRPVLGVVSVFAIIASWKDFLWPLLVLRDPDIQPLSVRLPSLQATTDLGVLMAALAISTLIPVLLFLVFQRLFLRGAGLGGAVKG